The Opitutales bacterium ASA1 genome window below encodes:
- a CDS encoding adenylosuccinate synthase — MSLLPFSSLLIADVGISTGDEGKGRLIPEIIRELQQTTGRETPVGVVLKVNGGANSGHTAGGIKLNLLPAGVVDAGVGCLGIGAGVVADPRKFWWEIRPLEARGMRIFERLLIDERTLVCDLTHRLLDLAWESYRVEVLREESRGSTGRGITPAYLDEVGQFQIYYADFCASREAFARKFAQRIDRALRTIRHVCRMSEAAWHEAFEKLTVAEKRANAEAIALGVFSEDEFDFRRFRGAEPFTVDVEALTETYWQAGVALHSAIGDIRERVLRALADGSAVIGEFGQAYWLDKRHGFSPNVTASHTYTPEIFQSAGIPAQPVHTFGVAKAYDTKVGTHTFLTRMDPAHPLTALLERIEFGTSTGRQRMVGWFDAVEKGDALRYGGFEDLMINKIDALGHRGDWRGELLICDGYKDAEGRVYRHVPRNDAVRRTLRPMYSSHPGWSEDISHIRSFAELPAHARRYVAAMMRAIVECAYHGTRRPARLPNLRYIGVGPEPSQIIKDVPSTEELLTLS, encoded by the coding sequence ATGTCCCTTCTTCCCTTTTCCAGTCTGCTCATCGCCGACGTCGGCATCAGTACCGGCGACGAAGGCAAAGGTCGTCTCATTCCCGAAATCATCCGGGAACTCCAACAGACGACCGGTCGCGAAACACCGGTGGGAGTCGTGCTCAAGGTCAACGGTGGGGCGAACTCCGGCCATACCGCCGGTGGAATAAAGCTGAACCTGCTGCCCGCAGGCGTGGTCGATGCCGGTGTGGGCTGTCTCGGCATCGGTGCCGGCGTGGTCGCCGATCCGCGCAAGTTTTGGTGGGAGATCCGGCCGTTGGAAGCGCGGGGGATGCGCATCTTCGAGCGTCTCCTCATCGACGAACGCACCCTCGTTTGCGACCTCACGCACCGCCTGCTCGACCTGGCGTGGGAATCGTATCGCGTGGAGGTACTGCGCGAGGAATCCCGCGGTTCCACGGGTCGCGGCATCACGCCGGCATACCTCGACGAAGTAGGCCAATTTCAGATCTACTACGCGGACTTCTGCGCCTCGCGCGAGGCTTTCGCCCGCAAGTTCGCGCAGCGAATCGACCGGGCTTTGCGGACGATACGCCACGTCTGCCGCATGAGCGAGGCGGCGTGGCACGAGGCCTTCGAAAAACTCACCGTGGCCGAGAAGCGCGCGAACGCCGAAGCGATCGCTCTGGGGGTGTTCTCCGAGGACGAATTCGACTTTCGCCGCTTCCGTGGAGCGGAGCCGTTCACCGTCGACGTCGAAGCTCTGACCGAAACGTACTGGCAGGCGGGCGTCGCCCTGCACAGCGCCATCGGCGACATCCGAGAACGCGTCCTGCGCGCGCTCGCCGATGGCTCGGCCGTGATCGGCGAGTTCGGCCAAGCCTACTGGTTGGACAAACGACACGGCTTCTCGCCCAACGTCACGGCGTCGCACACCTACACGCCCGAGATCTTCCAATCGGCCGGAATCCCCGCCCAACCGGTGCACACTTTCGGGGTCGCAAAAGCCTACGACACGAAGGTCGGGACACACACGTTCCTCACGCGCATGGACCCCGCGCATCCGTTGACGGCTCTGCTGGAGCGCATCGAGTTCGGCACGTCGACGGGACGCCAGCGGATGGTCGGCTGGTTCGATGCGGTGGAAAAGGGAGACGCGCTCCGCTACGGCGGATTCGAAGATCTCATGATCAACAAGATCGACGCTCTGGGGCATCGCGGCGATTGGCGCGGCGAGCTGCTGATCTGCGATGGCTACAAGGACGCGGAGGGGCGAGTCTATCGCCACGTCCCGCGAAACGACGCCGTTCGGCGTACGCTGCGCCCGATGTATTCCAGCCATCCGGGTTGGTCCGAAGACATCTCGCACATCCGGTCGTTCGCTGAACTTCCCGCGCACGCACGCCGCTACGTGGCCGCGATGATGCGGGCCATCGTCGAATGCGCTTACCACGGCACTCGGCGTCCCGCGCGCCTGCCCAACCTCCGTTACATCGGCGTTGGGCCCGAACCTTCACAGATCATCAAGGACGTGCCCAGCACCGAGGAGTTGCTCACTCTCTCCTGA
- a CDS encoding D-amino acid aminotransferase, translating to MANTPYIQANSGGRLHDATEPCISPLDRGFLYGDAVYEVWRTYHGVLFAFREHWARLLRSAEALHLPLPFSEDELFEQLRATAARFRSVTGWGGDLYLRLQLTRGGGPIGLDPGLATAPSWVILVKSLESAPLPSGRRGLRLSVARQLHRNPMQALDPAWKTGNYLNNLLCLHEARKRGADEVVILNTAGSVAEAAVCNIAFVADGIVHTPATACGILHGITRGLLVERIARDAGFAVVEREIRPEEFARFDECFLTSTTRDIAEVEAIDETVFRLGRDTAAARLKTAFAAYAARYAEERVHYRL from the coding sequence ATGGCGAATACACCATACATCCAAGCAAATTCCGGCGGACGTTTGCACGATGCCACCGAGCCGTGCATTTCGCCGCTCGACCGCGGCTTTCTCTACGGAGATGCCGTGTACGAGGTTTGGCGGACGTATCATGGAGTGTTGTTCGCATTCCGCGAACATTGGGCTCGGCTGCTTCGCTCGGCGGAGGCGTTGCACCTGCCGCTCCCCTTCTCGGAGGACGAGTTGTTCGAACAATTGCGTGCGACCGCCGCGCGTTTCCGCTCCGTCACCGGGTGGGGCGGAGATCTCTATCTTCGCCTCCAACTCACGCGTGGAGGTGGACCGATCGGCCTCGATCCGGGACTCGCCACCGCGCCGAGTTGGGTGATACTGGTGAAGTCGTTGGAGAGCGCGCCGCTTCCCTCCGGACGTCGCGGCTTGCGTTTGAGCGTCGCACGGCAGTTGCACCGCAACCCGATGCAGGCGCTCGATCCCGCCTGGAAGACCGGGAACTACCTCAACAATCTCCTTTGTTTGCACGAGGCTCGCAAACGAGGTGCCGACGAGGTCGTGATACTGAACACGGCGGGATCGGTCGCCGAAGCAGCCGTGTGCAATATCGCATTCGTCGCCGACGGCATCGTGCACACGCCTGCGACGGCGTGTGGGATTCTCCACGGCATCACGCGCGGATTGCTGGTGGAACGTATTGCGCGCGACGCCGGTTTCGCAGTGGTCGAGCGCGAGATCCGGCCCGAGGAGTTCGCGCGCTTCGACGAGTGTTTTCTCACGTCCACCACCCGAGACATCGCGGAAGTGGAGGCGATAGACGAGACCGTGTTTCGGCTCGGTCGCGACACCGCGGCAGCGCGTTTGAAGACTGCGTTCGCCGCCTACGCCGCTCGGTACGCAGAGGAGCGAGTGCACTACCGACTCTGA
- a CDS encoding ABC transporter substrate-binding protein, whose protein sequence is MSMRLRLYSRVLSSALSIAVLGAAGCGRSPEAAGGPGGPSITSIVVQLDWFAEPEHGGFFQAEARGWYKEAGLDVELLPGGPNANVHQKLATGQAQFGQSDSTNTLLAIAQGLPLLNVAAVFQDDPSVLMLHASNPVSDFEGLDGSTIMARPEWVFLDFLRKKYDIDFTVVPQSFGLGRFVADPDLVQQGFYIAEPFFLRREGVEPKYLHPWQAGYFAYVVLVANRDWVREHPEATRRFLDVSIRGWRDYLEGDPAPAHSRMLELNDKATPEYLEFSRRMIVDERLVVGREGGVEDIGRITAERFAGQIAQLEALGVLAAGSVRVEQAMSVEFLPEKQ, encoded by the coding sequence ATGTCCATGCGCTTGCGCCTCTACTCGCGTGTTTTGTCTTCGGCTCTCTCCATCGCCGTGCTCGGAGCGGCCGGATGTGGTCGTTCGCCCGAGGCCGCCGGGGGTCCCGGAGGTCCCTCGATCACGTCGATCGTGGTGCAACTCGACTGGTTCGCCGAGCCCGAGCACGGAGGCTTCTTTCAGGCCGAGGCGCGGGGTTGGTACAAGGAAGCCGGTTTGGACGTGGAACTGCTTCCCGGAGGTCCGAACGCGAACGTGCACCAAAAGTTGGCCACCGGTCAGGCGCAGTTTGGACAATCGGACTCGACCAATACGCTTCTCGCCATTGCCCAAGGCTTGCCGTTGCTCAATGTCGCCGCGGTATTTCAAGACGATCCTTCGGTGCTGATGTTGCACGCGAGCAACCCCGTGTCCGACTTCGAAGGGTTGGACGGATCGACCATCATGGCCAGACCCGAGTGGGTGTTCTTGGATTTCCTGCGCAAGAAATACGATATCGATTTCACGGTCGTTCCCCAGAGCTTCGGGCTGGGGCGATTCGTGGCGGACCCCGATCTCGTGCAACAGGGCTTCTACATCGCGGAGCCGTTTTTTCTGCGTCGCGAGGGAGTCGAGCCGAAGTATCTGCACCCGTGGCAGGCAGGGTATTTCGCCTACGTCGTTCTGGTCGCCAACCGAGATTGGGTACGCGAACACCCGGAAGCGACGCGACGGTTCTTGGACGTGTCGATACGTGGATGGCGCGACTATCTCGAGGGAGATCCGGCCCCCGCGCACTCCCGCATGCTCGAGTTGAACGACAAGGCCACACCCGAGTATTTGGAGTTTTCCCGACGTATGATCGTCGACGAAAGACTCGTCGTCGGCCGGGAAGGTGGCGTCGAAGATATCGGCAGGATAACCGCCGAACGGTTCGCCGGACAGATTGCGCAATTGGAGGCTCTCGGAGTGTTGGCGGCTGGTTCGGTACGTGTAGAGCAGGCGATGAGCGTCGAGTTTCTGCCGGAGAAGCAGTAG